The following coding sequences are from one Prochlorococcus marinus CUG1438 window:
- the rodA gene encoding rod shape-determining protein RodA, giving the protein MFKGISSSQTRGFIPKKDNIGRRFLFSPLLLIPLFLVIISGVLIKSIQEDFLVSNYSSHILTGFIGYFLAFFISYIPLERIKKYLIPFYICTLISLFLIYFFGITISGAQRWLNFGIFSFQPSEVAKLSTVLTLALVLDKKIISSIRDLLLPLLVVILPWILIFFQPDLGTSLVLLVLTGVMLYWSQMPIEWILILVFCIFTSIFYLTLPKILIFWIPLVGYLAYRSSKKKIICSFLAISFHVLVAKLTPILWQYGLKGYQKDRLVLFLDPNRDPLGGGYHLIQSKIAIGSGGFFGTGLLRGKLTNLQFIPEQHTDFIFSALGEELGFLGCTIVLFLFFLLIKKLINIAKSARSDFESLIVVGIATTFLFQIIINLFMTIGLGPVTGIPLPFMSYGRTSLLINFISIGLVLSIMKRSRSLKN; this is encoded by the coding sequence ATGTTTAAGGGGATTTCTTCATCACAAACTAGAGGGTTTATCCCCAAAAAAGATAATATTGGTAGACGATTTTTATTTTCTCCACTGTTATTGATTCCTCTATTTTTAGTTATTATTTCAGGGGTATTAATAAAAAGTATTCAGGAAGATTTCTTAGTATCTAATTATTCTAGTCATATATTAACTGGTTTCATTGGCTATTTTTTGGCATTTTTTATTTCTTATATACCTTTGGAGAGAATTAAAAAGTATTTAATACCATTTTATATATGTACTTTAATATCCTTATTTCTGATTTATTTTTTTGGGATTACAATTTCTGGAGCCCAAAGATGGTTAAATTTTGGAATTTTTTCATTTCAACCTTCAGAAGTAGCTAAATTGAGTACAGTATTAACTCTTGCTCTAGTTCTCGACAAAAAAATAATTTCATCAATAAGAGATTTATTACTGCCATTGTTGGTAGTCATCTTACCTTGGATATTAATTTTTTTTCAACCAGACTTAGGTACCTCTTTGGTTTTATTGGTTTTGACGGGTGTGATGCTTTATTGGTCGCAAATGCCGATAGAGTGGATTTTGATATTAGTTTTTTGTATTTTTACTTCTATTTTTTATTTAACCTTGCCCAAAATTCTCATTTTTTGGATCCCATTAGTAGGATATCTCGCCTATAGATCTTCGAAAAAGAAAATTATTTGTTCTTTTCTAGCTATTTCTTTTCATGTATTGGTTGCGAAACTAACACCAATTTTGTGGCAATATGGTCTAAAAGGATATCAAAAAGATAGATTAGTTTTGTTTTTAGATCCAAATAGAGATCCTTTAGGAGGTGGATATCATTTAATACAAAGTAAAATTGCAATTGGTTCTGGAGGTTTTTTTGGCACTGGTTTGTTAAGAGGCAAGCTGACTAATTTGCAATTTATACCAGAGCAACATACTGATTTTATATTTAGTGCCTTAGGAGAAGAGTTAGGTTTTTTGGGATGCACGATAGTTTTATTTTTGTTCTTTTTACTTATTAAAAAACTTATTAATATTGCAAAAAGTGCTAGGAGTGATTTCGAATCTCTAATTGTTGTTGGAATCGCGACAACTTTTTTATTCCAAATAATTATTAACTTATTTATGACAATAGGATTAGGACCAGTTACTGGAATTCCTCTTCCTTTTATGAGTTATGGTAGAACATCTTTGTTAATTAATTTTATTTCTATTGGATTGGTCTTATCCATTATGAAACGCTCTAGATCACTGAAAAATTGA
- a CDS encoding HAMP domain-containing histidine kinase, protein MQSQITIKKIQDLLIKGVQPIYVDDETSKRMWWASLEVIQKDFLSQNYKYGGVWVSSPLPALNDKRFFNQLHGWLWAPEGFPYFKRENAGFLPTNNSDRIKKDVDLITNYKVLNISQKDGYAPFLMIITPNFQCILSILGEKDKKILLMKCDEESLKISIELIHAKLNQENYEEGVKFRTSINKLGNLNMNNQFEKNFWPILSTKLAKLAPSRNVYNSVKNDEKNVQISEAKLLRAISHEVRTPLATIRTLLSSTLKKYNMDESMRNRLIEIDNECNEQIDRFGLIFNAAELVSNEVPSLNNLAKINLVEIFKKLSPVWNKQLNRRGISLKIDIPNQLPQILSNSEKLELMLRGLIDKNTRGLKEGSTLILELRPAGQKLKLQLKVQKLGSNQNEIQKKDNGSDIGPVLNWDPQTGSLQLSQNATQKLLASLGGYVTNRRDTGLTVFFPISV, encoded by the coding sequence ATGCAATCACAAATAACTATAAAAAAAATTCAAGACCTTTTGATTAAAGGAGTTCAACCTATTTATGTGGATGATGAAACCTCAAAAAGAATGTGGTGGGCCTCTCTAGAAGTTATTCAAAAAGATTTTCTATCTCAGAATTATAAATACGGCGGTGTTTGGGTTTCTTCCCCTCTGCCAGCTCTTAATGATAAAAGATTTTTTAATCAACTTCATGGATGGCTTTGGGCACCTGAGGGGTTTCCATATTTCAAAAGAGAAAATGCAGGTTTTTTACCAACCAATAATTCAGATAGGATAAAAAAAGATGTTGATTTAATTACTAATTATAAAGTTTTAAATATTAGCCAAAAAGATGGTTATGCCCCTTTTTTGATGATAATTACCCCGAATTTTCAGTGCATATTATCAATTTTAGGAGAAAAAGATAAGAAAATTTTATTAATGAAATGTGATGAAGAGAGCTTAAAAATATCAATTGAGTTAATACATGCGAAATTAAATCAAGAGAATTACGAGGAAGGAGTTAAATTTCGCACTTCAATCAATAAGTTAGGAAATCTAAATATGAATAATCAATTTGAAAAAAACTTTTGGCCAATACTTTCTACAAAACTTGCAAAGCTGGCCCCGAGCCGTAACGTATACAATTCCGTTAAAAACGACGAAAAAAATGTGCAAATTTCTGAAGCTAAGTTATTACGTGCAATTTCTCATGAAGTAAGAACACCTTTAGCAACAATAAGAACTCTTTTAAGTTCTACTTTAAAAAAATATAATATGGATGAATCAATGAGAAATCGCTTAATTGAGATAGACAATGAATGTAACGAACAAATTGATAGGTTTGGCTTGATCTTTAATGCAGCAGAGTTAGTAAGTAATGAAGTCCCTTCATTGAATAATTTGGCAAAAATAAATTTAGTTGAAATTTTTAAAAAACTATCTCCTGTGTGGAATAAACAATTAAATCGACGTGGGATTTCTTTAAAAATTGACATTCCGAATCAACTTCCGCAAATTTTAAGTAATTCTGAAAAATTAGAATTAATGTTGAGGGGATTAATTGATAAAAATACTAGAGGATTAAAAGAAGGAAGTACATTAATTTTAGAATTAAGACCAGCTGGTCAAAAACTCAAGCTTCAACTAAAAGTACAAAAGTTAGGTAGTAATCAAAATGAAATTCAAAAAAAAGATAATGGTTCTGATATTGGTCCTGTTTTAAATTGGGATCCTCAAACAGGTAGTTTACAACTAAGTCAAAACGCCACTCAAAAGTTATTAGCAAGTTTAGGAGGGTATGTCACAAATAGACGGGATACAGGTTTGACAGTATTCTTTCCGATTTCTGTTTAA
- a CDS encoding anthranilate synthase component I family protein, translating into MISSQKDSFFKAYKEGKNFIPITQTWPADLETPLSTWLKLSEKDSHGVFLESVEGGENLGRWSIVATKPLWEAVCHGEEIVKTWNTGKKEILKGDPFNILRNWTKEYKSSMVDELPSIGQLYGSWGYELINQIEPSVPINKIQESNIPYGSWMFFDQLVVFDQIKRCITAVIYADTASSNESSVESVYLDSISKIKKIRNLMKVPLKENDFLDWNENENLNLNINSNWEKKDFEDAVLSAKQYIRKGDIFQIVISQRFQTQVAHDPFNLYRSLRMVNPSPYMSFFDFGSWYLIGSSPEVMVKAEKNKNSQIIASLRPIAGTRPRGNDPEQDLKLEKDLLKDPKEIAEHVMLIDLGRNDLGRVCEIGTVEVKDLMVIEKYSHVMHIVSEVEGILKNNTDVWDLLKASFPAGTVTGAPKIRAMQLIKQFEKDARGPYAGVYGSIDINGALNTAITIRTMIVEPSKDGKYTVSVQAGAGIVADSSPENEYQETINKAKGILKALACLDK; encoded by the coding sequence ATGATCAGCTCACAGAAAGATAGTTTTTTCAAGGCTTACAAAGAAGGTAAAAATTTTATACCTATTACTCAAACTTGGCCAGCAGATTTGGAGACCCCATTATCAACATGGTTAAAATTATCTGAAAAAGATTCACACGGGGTTTTTCTTGAATCTGTCGAGGGTGGTGAGAATTTGGGTAGGTGGAGTATTGTTGCTACCAAACCTCTTTGGGAAGCAGTTTGTCATGGAGAAGAAATTGTCAAAACTTGGAATACTGGAAAAAAGGAAATATTGAAAGGGGATCCCTTTAATATTTTAAGAAATTGGACAAAGGAATATAAGTCATCTATGGTTGATGAATTGCCATCAATTGGACAGTTATATGGCTCTTGGGGTTATGAACTAATTAATCAAATAGAACCTAGCGTTCCGATAAATAAAATACAAGAAAGTAATATACCTTATGGTTCCTGGATGTTTTTTGATCAATTAGTTGTTTTTGATCAAATAAAAAGGTGTATAACCGCAGTAATATATGCGGATACAGCTTCTTCAAACGAATCTTCTGTTGAGTCAGTTTATTTAGATTCAATTTCTAAAATCAAGAAAATTAGAAATTTAATGAAAGTTCCTCTGAAAGAGAATGATTTTTTAGATTGGAACGAGAATGAGAATTTGAATTTAAATATTAATAGTAATTGGGAGAAAAAAGATTTTGAAGATGCAGTCCTTTCTGCAAAACAATATATAAGAAAAGGAGATATATTCCAAATAGTTATTAGTCAAAGATTCCAAACTCAGGTCGCTCATGATCCCTTTAATTTATATAGAAGTTTAAGGATGGTTAATCCGTCTCCTTATATGTCATTTTTTGATTTTGGATCTTGGTATTTGATAGGTTCCAGTCCTGAAGTTATGGTTAAGGCAGAAAAAAATAAAAATAGTCAGATTATTGCGAGTTTAAGACCAATAGCAGGAACAAGACCTAGAGGTAATGATCCTGAGCAAGATTTAAAACTAGAAAAGGATCTATTAAAAGATCCAAAAGAGATAGCAGAGCACGTAATGCTAATTGATCTTGGAAGAAATGATCTAGGAAGAGTTTGTGAAATTGGTACTGTTGAGGTTAAAGACTTAATGGTAATTGAAAAATATTCACACGTTATGCATATAGTGAGTGAAGTTGAAGGAATTTTAAAAAATAATACTGATGTATGGGACTTGTTAAAGGCAAGTTTCCCCGCTGGAACAGTAACTGGAGCACCAAAAATACGAGCTATGCAATTGATTAAACAGTTTGAGAAAGATGCTAGAGGTCCATATGCTGGTGTTTACGGCTCGATTGATATTAATGGGGCTCTAAATACGGCAATTACAATAAGAACTATGATAGTTGAACCTTCAAAAGATGGGAAATATACTGTATCAGTACAAGCAGGGGCTGGAATAGTTGCTGACTCCTCTCCTGAAAATGAATATCAAGAGACAATTAATAAAGCTAAGGGAATACTCAAAGCATTAGCCTGTTTGGATAAATAA
- a CDS encoding photosystem I reaction center subunit II, translated as MTETLVGQFPKHIGSTGGLLNSAETEEKYAIVWKSSKEQAFELPTGGAAIMHEGDNLMYFARKEQCLALGTQLRAFKPRIEDFKIYRIFPGGDVEFLHPKDGVFPEKVNEGREKVGHNPRRIGENPNPAGLKFTTKNTFD; from the coding sequence ATGACTGAAACTTTAGTTGGTCAATTTCCAAAGCATATAGGAAGTACTGGTGGTTTATTAAACTCAGCAGAAACCGAAGAAAAATATGCAATTGTATGGAAAAGTTCAAAAGAACAAGCATTTGAATTACCCACTGGGGGCGCCGCCATAATGCATGAAGGCGATAACTTAATGTACTTTGCAAGAAAAGAACAGTGTCTTGCACTAGGAACACAATTAAGAGCTTTCAAACCAAGGATTGAGGACTTTAAGATCTATAGAATTTTTCCAGGTGGTGATGTTGAATTCCTGCATCCCAAGGATGGTGTTTTCCCTGAGAAAGTAAATGAGGGAAGAGAAAAAGTCGGCCATAACCCTAGAAGAATAGGGGAGAATCCTAATCCAGCTGGCTTGAAATTTACTACTAAGAACACTTTTGATTAA
- the gshA gene encoding glutamate--cysteine ligase, which produces MSQNNLYKGFEVELFTGSFDTHIGISAEVAKIFSNFVKEPDNRNVEYITTPEKDYRYLYEKLITPRKDLRQWLKTKGLTIIPSSTLCFKHDTQFQRSEIENVYHQFIQDNYGISIATSSVHINIGIENLDKLFAAIRLIRSEAALYLSISASSPFLNNIITKNHSQRWIQFPKTPSKVPFFINHNSYIDWIEENIANKNMQNIRHFWSSIRPNGPKRPLVLDRLELRICDYVHDIDLLLGITAMLELRILQLFENINTLDPLNASIFSLDELSEICDTNEINAAKNSLNSELISWQDGKKVICREWIKNLLSDLSSTAEKFHMKHLLAPIYKVLEEGNQSMKWVNQYEKGLSIEQIMKITIGDMIKNEDRGI; this is translated from the coding sequence ATGAGTCAAAATAATCTTTATAAGGGTTTTGAAGTGGAACTTTTTACAGGTTCTTTTGATACTCATATTGGAATATCAGCTGAAGTTGCAAAAATTTTTTCTAATTTTGTAAAAGAGCCAGATAACAGAAATGTTGAATATATAACAACACCTGAAAAAGACTATAGATACTTATACGAGAAATTAATAACTCCAAGAAAAGATTTAAGACAATGGTTAAAAACTAAAGGTTTAACAATTATTCCTTCATCCACACTTTGTTTCAAACACGATACTCAATTTCAACGATCTGAAATTGAGAATGTTTATCATCAATTTATACAAGATAATTATGGAATCTCTATAGCCACTTCAAGCGTCCATATAAATATAGGAATAGAGAACTTAGATAAGCTTTTTGCTGCTATTAGACTAATAAGATCTGAGGCTGCTTTGTATCTATCTATAAGTGCCAGCTCACCCTTTTTAAATAATATAATTACAAAAAATCACTCTCAGAGATGGATTCAGTTTCCTAAAACTCCAAGTAAAGTTCCATTTTTTATCAATCATAATTCTTATATAGATTGGATCGAGGAAAATATAGCTAATAAAAATATGCAGAATATCAGGCATTTTTGGTCTTCAATCAGACCAAATGGACCCAAGAGGCCTTTAGTACTTGATCGTTTGGAATTAAGAATTTGTGATTACGTTCATGACATTGATTTGCTGTTGGGGATAACTGCTATGTTAGAACTGAGGATTTTACAGCTTTTTGAAAATATAAATACTTTAGATCCCCTTAATGCCAGTATTTTTTCTCTAGATGAATTATCTGAAATATGTGACACAAATGAAATTAATGCCGCTAAGAATAGCTTAAATTCAGAGTTAATTAGTTGGCAAGATGGAAAAAAAGTTATTTGTAGAGAATGGATTAAAAACTTATTATCAGATTTATCATCCACAGCCGAAAAATTTCATATGAAACATCTTTTGGCACCTATCTATAAAGTGCTTGAAGAAGGTAATCAATCCATGAAATGGGTAAATCAATATGAAAAAGGTCTTTCTATTGAGCAAATAATGAAAATTACTATCGGTGATATGATCAAGAATGAAGATAGGGGTATTTGA